The Corynebacterium halotolerans YIM 70093 = DSM 44683 region TCCGGGGCGGGCAAGTCCACCCTGCTGGCGGCGGTCGCCGGCCTGCTCGGCGACGAGGAGGACGGCGAGGCCCGCGGTTCGATCGAGGCGACCGGCACCGCCGGCATGGTCCTCCAGGATCCCGATTCCCAGGTCATCGCCTCCGGCATCGGGGACGACGTCGCCTTCGGCTGCGAGAACCTCGGCCTCCCGCGCGAGGAGATCTGGCGGCGCGTACCGGCCGCCCTGGCCATGGTCGGCCTCGACCTGCCGCTGGATCACCCGACGCGGCAGCTGTCCGGCGGGCAGAAGCAGCGCCTGGCCCTGGCCGGGGTGCTGGCCATGGGGGCGGACATCATCCTGCTCGACGAGCCGACCGCGAACCTCGATCCCGCCGGCCGCCGGGAGGTCGTCGAGGCCGTCGACCAGGCCGTCACCGAGACCGGAGCGACGCTGATCATCGCCGAACACCGCGCCCACCACTGGGTGCCGGTCGTCGACCGGCTGCTGCACCTGACCGCCGACGGCCTGGCGGACATCGGCGCCGATGAGCTGCCCACCCCGCCCGCGCTGCCGCCGGCGGTCGGCGTTCCGGCCGGCACTCCCGCGCTTCTCGACGCCCGCGAGCTGCTCACCGAGTGGGGTCCACCCCGCACGCTCACGCTGCCGGAGGGCACCTCCACCGTGATCACCGGACCCAACGGCTCCGGCAAGTCCACCCTCGCGCTGACCCTGGCGGGTCTGCTCGAGCCCCGGGGTGGCGTCCTCGGTTACTCCGAGCACCTGTGCCGCGGCCTGTCGGGTCCCGCCCACACCTGGTCCTCGGCCGACCTGGCCGACCGCATCGGCTTCGTCTTCCAGGACCCCGAGCACCAGTTCGTCGCCCGCACCGTCGCCGCGGAGATGGCGGTCGGCGGGGGAGATCGGGACCGCATCGACCACCTGCTGGACCGGCTGCGCCTGCGGCACCTGGCGGGCGCCAACCCCTTCACTCTCTCGGGCGGGGAGAAACGCCGCCTGTCGGTGGCCACCGCGCTGGTCTCCGCCCCGCAGCTGCTCATCCTCGACGAACCGACCTTCGGCCAGGACGACCAGACCTTCGCGGAGCTCGTCGGCCTGCTGCGCGAGCTGACCGCCGCCGGCACCACGGTCGCCTCGATCACCCACGACGAGACGTTCATCGCCGCCCTCGGCGACCAGGAGGTGCAGATCCGGTGAACCTGATCGCCGGCGTCAACCCCGTCACCCGGATCCTGGCGCTGATTCTGCTGACCACCCCACTGCTGCTGTCGGTCGACCTGGTCTCCGCGACCGTCGCCCTGGCCTTCACCCTGCTGGTCGCGCCCCTGTGCGGGGTCGGCTGGGCCCGACTGCTGCGCCGCGGCTGGCCGGTGCTGCTCGCCGCACCCCTGGCGGCGATCCCCATGGCCCTCTACGGGCGACCCGAGGGGCAGACCCACTTCGAGCTGCTGTTCATCCACGTCACCGACAACTCCCTGTCCCTGGCCACTGCCATCTTCGTCCGCGTGCTCGCCATCGGCCTGCCGGTGATGGTGCTCACCGCGGACATCGACCCCACGGACCTGGGCGACGGCCTGGCCCAGGTGCTCCGGCTGCCCGAGCGCTTCGTCATCGGCGCGGTCGCCGCCGTGCGGCTGGTCTCCCTGTTCCGCGACGACCTGGCCTCCATGCGCCGGGCACGTCGGGCGCGCGGCATCGCCGATCAGGGGCGTATCCGCTACTGGCTCACGCTGGCCTTCGGGCTGCTGGTGCTCGCCCTGCGGCGTGGCTCGAAGCTCGCCACCGCCATGGAGGCCCGCGGATTCGGCCGGGCGGGACGGCGTACGTGGGCGCGGGAGTCGCGGCTGCACGCCATCGACTGGATCGTCATGGCCGTCGCCCTGGCGGCGTCGGGCAGCGCCATCGCCATCGCCGTGGCCACCGGCTCCTTCCGTTTTCTGGGGGTCGCGTGAACAGGGTGACGGTGCTGGTCGACGGCCCGTCCGGGGCCGGCAAGACGACCTTCGCCAAGGCGGTCGCGGCCCGCGTCGGCCTGACGGTGGTCCACCTCGACGACTTCTACCCCGGCTGGTCGGGGCTGGCGGCGGCGTCCCGGATGGTCGTCGAGGATGTGCTCGACCCCGTGCGCCCGGGTTTCCGGCGCTGGGACTGGGAGGCGGACGCCCCCGGTGACTGGGTGGCGCTCGACCCCGCGGAATCGGTGGTGATCGAGGGGGTCGGCGCGGTCACGGAGGCGTCGGTCACCGCGGCCCGGGCCCTCGGCGAGGTGCTCACCGTGCGTCTCGACGCCCCCGCCGACGAGCGCCGGGCCCGGGCCCTGGCCCGCGACCCCGGCTACGCGCCGTGGTGGGGCATGTGGGCCGAGCAGGAGGCCGTGCACTTCGCCGCGCACGGCCATCTCCCCGTCGATTTCGCGCTGGAGTGGTGAGGGATGGGGACCCTGCGCATCGCCGCCGTCGTCCTCCGGGACCGTACCGGCCGGGTGCTGTCCGTGCGGAAGGCGGGCACGGAGGCGTTCATGCTGCCCGGCGGCAAGCTCGAGCCGGGGGAGACCGGGCTGCAGGCCGCCGTCCGCGAGGTCGCCGAGGAGCTCGGCCGGGAACTGGACCCGGAGCGGCTGGGTTTCCTCGGGTGCTTCACCGCCCCGGCGGCCAACGAACCCGGCTTCGGCGTCGAGTGCGACGTGTTCGTCTGGTCCGAGCCCCTCGAGGCGCTGCCCACGGTGCGGGAGGAGATCGCCGAGGCGCGCTGGTTCCCCGCGGATTCCCGGGATCCGGTGCTCGCGCCGTTGAGCCGGGACGTCGTCTTCCCCGCGCTGGAGCGGGGCGACGACGGGGACCGACGGGGACCAACGGGACATATAACAACTGTCTAACGAGTCCGGTGGGGGATTGACCTCTCCTCGATTATCTGCGGCGGCGTACCTAGGCTGGGGCCACGCACCGGATCACAGCGGTGCGTGGGCAGATGATCGACAGATTTCCCGGACGCGAGACGGACGGGGACGTGACGAGAACTCCACTGCCACGGCCCCGGGCCGGTTGCCGCGTCCTGCAACAGCAGAGAGGTGACCAGACATGACGACCGCACGCGAGATCATGACCCCCGGCGCCGAGTGCATCGGTGAGAACGACACCCTGGAGATCGCCGCCCGGAAGATGCGGGAGCTGGACGTCGGCTCCCTGCCCATCTGCGGTGAGGACAACCGGCTCAAGGGGATGCTGACCGACCGCGACATCGTGGTCAAGTGTCTGGCCGACGGCCACGACCCCAAGACCGCCACCGCCGGCTCGCTGGCCGAGGGCAAGCCCGTGACCATCGGTGCGGACGACTCCGTCGACGAGGCACTGCGCACCATGAAGGAACACAAGCTCCGCCGTCTGCCGGTCATCGACGATCACGACCTGGTCGGCATGCTCGCCCAGGCCGACGTGGCCCGCAGCCTCCCCGAGGACCGGGTGGGTGATCTCCTCGAGATCATCTCCGTCTGACGGCGACCGCAGGCCACCACACGCACGAGAAGGAGAGGGACAATGGACATGAACGAGGCCAAGACGACTTTCGACCACGACACCATCCGCAAGTGGGTGGAGGAGCGCGACGGCGTTCCCGCCACTGTCGCCGGTACCGAAAGCGGTGCTGACGAGGCGGGGATCCTCCGCTTCGACTTCCCCGGTGGGGCCGGGGAGGACGAACTCACCCACATCAGCTGGGACGAATGGTTCGAGAAATTCGAGAATGAGAGCCTCGCCCTGCTCTACCAGGACGAGAAGTCCGGCGGCGAGCCGAGCACGTTCTTCAAGATCGTCGGGCGCTGACCACACCACACGTGACAGTCACAGACCCCGCCCGACCGGAGGAACCGGTCGGGCGGGGTCTCGGTCTGACGGTCTGATCCGCGGCCACGTGCAGGGTCAGGAGCAGGGAGCGGCCCGGACCCCTCTACCTGCGCTGCTCCTCGATCTCCGCGTAGTGGTTGAGCAGCTGGAGGCCATGCTTCCCGGCCTCACCCTCGGCGGCCAGGCCCTGGCGCATCGACTCCAGCATCTGCCTCCCGTGCGGGAACGGCGGCAGCAGCGGCACATCCGGATCCGTGAGCACCTCGATGACCACGGGGCGCTCGACGGTGAACGCCTCGTCGAGCACCCGGTCCAGCGCCGCGGCATCGTGCAGCCGCATCCCGTGCAGGCCCAGCTGTTCGGCGTAGGCGGCGAAATCGAAGCGCGGGACCTCCTGGGAGGCGTCGAAACGCGGCTCTGCCTCGGACTCGCGCTGTTCCCAGCTGACCTCAGCGAGGTCCCGGTTGTGGAGGACCAACAGCACGAAGCGCGGGTTGCCCCAGCCGCGCCAGCGCTCGGCCACCGTGATCAGTTCGTTGATGCCCAGCATCTCCATGGCGCCGTCGCCGGCCAGCACCACCATCGGACGGTCGGGCGCCACCTCCTTGGCGGCCACGGCGTACGGCACCGCGCAGCCCATCGAGGCCAGGGTGCTCGACACATGCGCGGGCACCGAGGTCGGCAGGGACATCTGGCGCACGTAGTGGTAGACGGCGCTGCCGACGTCGACGGCCAGCTGCGCGTCCTCGGGCACCCGGGCGGAGAGCCCGCGGGCCACCAGCTCCGGGTTGAGCGGCCGCGCCGGAACCTCCGAGCGCAGGCGGGAGATCTCGTGCCAGATCCTGATCTGCTCCTCGACCTCACGCCGCCACGGCGTGTCCCCGCGTTCAGGCAGGCGTTCCAGCAGCGCCCGGATACCCGGGGCCGCATGGCCGACCAGCCCCACCTCGACGGGATAGCGGTTGCCGATCATGGCGGGATCGACGTCGAGCTGGATGGCACGGGCGGTGCCCGGGACGGGGTAGAACTCCGTCCACGGATCGTCGGAGCCGATGATCAGCAGTGTGTCGCACTCCTGGAGCACGTGCGCCGAGGCAGTGGTGCCCAGGTGCCCCATGGTGCCCGCCACCAACGGGTGGGACTCGTCGACATAGGGCTTGCCCAGCAGACTCATCGTCACGCCCGCGCCCAGGCGCTCGGCCAGGGCGATGAGCTCCTCCTGCGCGTGACGCACTCCCCGGCCGGCCAGGATGCCGATCTTCTCGCCCGCGGCGATCACCTCCGCGGCCGCGTCCAGGTCCTCCCCGCGCGGGATGACCTCACCGGTGGTCCAACGCGGGGAGGTGACGACCTCACCGTGGCTCTGCCCGAGGTCGGGCGCCGGGGCCTGCTGCACATCGTGCGGCAGGATGACCACAGACGGCTGCGAGTTCGCCAGCGCGGAGCGGAACGCCCGGTCGAGCACCATGGGCAGCTGCTCCGGGGCGGCCACGAACTGGATGAACGGCGAGGACACGTCGGCGAAGAGGTGCTGCAGATCGAGCTCCTGCTGGTGGCCCGAGCCCAGGGCCGAGCGGTGCTGCTGGGCCACCAGGGCCACGACCGGCGCATGATCGAGCTTCGCGTCGTAGAGTCCGTTGAGCAGGTGCACCGCGCCGGGCCCCTGCGTGGATGAGACCACGCCGACGCGCTCGCCGTACTTGGCCTCGCCGACAGCCATGAACGCCGCGCCCTCCTCGTGGCGCGCGGAGATGAACTCGGGGGAGCCCCCTGCCCGGCGCAGCGCACCGAGCAGGGGGTTGTTGCCGTCACCGGCGTAACCGTAGACCCGCTCCACTCCCCAGGTGCGGAGCCGGTCGACGATCAGATCGGAGGTCGTGGTCTGCGGGGAATCGGACATGTGCCTTCCTTTCATGAGGGTGGGGCCGGGCACAGCGGGCACGGTGGGGTCAGAGCCGCTTCAGGTCGCCAACCGCGGGCCCCTCGAGCAGCGTGCCGTCGGCGGTGAATCGGGAGCCGTGCAGCGGGCAGTCCCAGGACTCCTCCGCGTCGTTCCAGGCCAATGTTCCACCCAGGTGCGGACAGGTCAGGCTCACCCGGCAGGCCTGACCGTTGACGGTCGCCTCACCGACGGGGCGCAGGCCCTCCCGGCCGACGTTCGCGTCGCTGTCGTCGGTGGTGGAGTCGTCCGGGCCGTCTCCCCGGTCGTCGCCTGCCCCCGTGACCGCCTGCACCAGATTACTCACCTGCGAGGTTGTCGCACCGCTCTGCATCTGCGCGGTGGTCTTCGCCGTGCCCAGGGTGGAGGGGGACCCGAAGGTCACCCGCCCCGGCCGCTCGAGTACGAGGTCGGCCACCTGGTGGGCCGCGGCCGGGGCCGAGGTCATGCCCCACTTGCTGTACCCACCGGCGAAGTGGACCAGTCCCTCGCCCCAGTGGAGGGTCTCCACCATGGGCACCATGCTGACGGGGTGGTAGTCCTGGGCGGACCAGCCGTGGGTGCGGCGCGTGCCGGGGAAGTGCTCGGTGGTCCAGTTCTCGATCTCCGTCAGCCGCTCCACGGTGCTGCGGGATTGACCCGTCCGGTGCCCGTACCCACCGACCAGGAGCTTCGTCTCTTCACCCAGCGTGTGGGTGCGCAGCGAGACGGACGGGGACTCCACCGAGATGAACATCCCGTCGGGCAGGGCGGCGTTCGGGGCGGGATCGAAGGCGCACAGGTAGGAGCGCTGGGGCACCAGCTCCATGGTGGTGGTGCGTTTGTCCAGGATCGGGGTGGCCGTGGCGAGGACGACCCGGTCGGCGGTCAGATCACCGGCCGAGGTACTGATCTCCACCCGGGACGGGGCCTCGCGGGGCAGGACCTCGGTGACGCGGGCCTGCTCCGTGATGGTCGCGCCGGCGTCCGTGACCGCCCGGCACAGCGCGGAAAGCAGGTCGGCGGGGTTGAGCTGGAGCTGCTCCGGCAACTCTACGGCGGCCTGCACGGGGAAGGGGGTGACCAGGTTGTCGTGGAGAACGGTGGGCAGTCCCAGATCGTGGGCCGCTCGGTGCTCGGCCTCGACCTGCTGCACGCCCTTCTCCGTGGCGGCGAAGGTGAAGGCGCTGGTGGTGTGAGTGTCCACACCATGGTCCCGGCAGAACTCGCGCAGCCAGTCCTGGCCGAGCCGGCTGGCACTCAGGTAGTCGGCCGCCAGCTCCTTGTTGTGGGTCCTGGTCAGCGTCGACAGGCGGGTGCCCTGCAGCAGGGTGGTCTTGGCGGTGGTGGCCCCGCTGGCGCCCGCACCCACCTGGCGGGCCTCAAGCACGGCGACGCTGCGGCCGGCCTCGGCGAGCAACAGCGCGGTGATCAGGCCGGTGAACCCGGCGCCGACGACCGCGACGTCGACGTGTGCGCTGGTGGGGAACGGGGAGGTGGGATAGTCCGGGGCGTGGTCATGCCACAGAGACGTGCTCATCAGTTCTCACTCTCCCCGCCCGGGGTTCCCGGCTTCGCCTGCGGGTCCAAGACGACCTTGATGCAGCCGTCCTCCTTCTTCTGGAATTTCTCGTAGGCCTCCGGCCCCTCGCTCAGCGGCACCCGGTGGGTGACGAGGTCGTCGACGCCGAGGGGGTCGGCGGGATCCTCGACCAGGGGCAGGATGTCGTCGATCCAGGCCTTGACGTTGCACTGTCCCATACGCAGCTGAATCTGCTTGTCGAAGAGTGTGAGCATCGGCATCGGGCTGGCCGTTCCGCCGTAGACACCGGACAGGGAGAGCGTGCCGCCGCGGCGGACCAGGTCGATGGAGGAGTGCAGGGCGCCCAGGCGGTCAAGGCCGGCGGTCTTCATCATCTTGCGTCCCACGGCGTCGGGAAGCATGCCGACGGCCTGGTGGGCGACCTTGCCGACCGGGGAGCCGTGGGCCTCCATGCCGACCGCATCGACGACGCCGTCGGGACCGCGGCCCTCGGTGGCGTCGCGGATGGCGTCATTGGTGTCCTCACCGAAGTCGAAGACCTCGACACCGTGGCGGGCGGCCATGGCGCGGCGCTCGGGCACCGGGTCGATGCCGAACACCCGCGCACCCAGGTGGCGGCCGATGCGGGCGGACATCTGGCCGATGGGCCCCAGCCCGAACACCGCCAGCGTGTCGCCTTCGCCGACGTCGGCGTACTTCACGGCCTGCCAGGCGGTGGGCAGCACGTCGCTGAGGAAGAGGTAGCGGTGGTCGGGAAGCTCGTCACCGACCTTGATCGGGTTGAAGTTCGCGTGCGGGACCCGCAGGTACTCCGCCTGCCCACCCGGCACTGAGCCGTAGAGCCGGGAGTAGCCGAACAGGCTGGCTCCGGAGCCGTGTTCCCTGACCTGGGTGGTCTCGCACTGTGTGTACAGGCCGCGCCGACACATCCAGCAGGACCCACAGGCGATGGGGAACGGGATGACCACCCGGTCGCCGACCGAGAGGTTGGAGGCCGAACCGGCCTCGACGACGCGTCCCATCGGCTCGTGGCCGATGATGTCACCTTCGTCCATGAACGGGCCGAGCACCTCGTAGAGGTGAAGGTCCGAGCCGCAGATCGCCGTCGAGGTCACCTCGATGATCGCGTCGTTGTCCTCACGGAGTACCGGGTCAGGTACGGTCTCGACACTCACGTTTCGCTTTCCTTGCCAGGTCAGTGCTTTCACTTCGATCCCTCCTGTACAGGGTGGTCGTCGGGGTGGCGTGGGGCGCAGCGGTTATGAAGTTGTGGTGGTGGAACAGCCGGCGGGAACTCAGCCCCCGGTGGACGGGTCAGCCGTGGCCTGCATCCCGGTGTGCAGGAGCGCCAGGGCTCGGTCCTCGGTCTGGGCGAGGATCTCGGGCGGGTCGCCGGGGAAGTGGTGCAGCTGAGTGCGCATCTCGCCGCGGACGAGGACCGCGAGCCACGTCGTGCCGGGCGGGTTGCCCTCCTGTTCACCGGGACCGCCGCAGCCGGATGCGGCGATCACCGCGTCGGCGGTCATCAGCTCGGCGACGCCCTCGGCCATCGCCTTCACCGCCGACTCGGTGATCACCGGCTGGCCCTCCGGGACCCCGAGGACCTCGTACTTGATCCGGGTCTCGTAACTGACGACGCCCCCGGCGAACCATTCGGAGGAGTCCGGTGCCGCGGACAGCTGGCTGGCGATCTTGCCGCCGGTCAGTGACTCCGCGACCGCCACCGTGAAGCCGTGTTCGCCCGCCAGCGTTGAAATCTCGGCGGCGGTGGCGGCTGCGGCCGCCTCGGCGGCGTCGGAGTGGGGCATGTCGGTCTCGTCCGTTTCTGGTCGTCGCCCGGCGATCCGGCGGGCGCTGCCGCGCCGCCGGATTGCCGGGATGGTCAGGGCGTCGGTTTCGGTGCGGTGCCGGTGGGGCTAGTAGTTGGCCGGGGCATCGCTGCCCGGGAAGGACTCCTCGCCCCACTCGTCGGCCAGTTCCTGCTTGTCCTTCGGGCCCTGCTGGTGCTTCTCGGCGTCCTTGCCGGAGTGGGTGGCGGCGTCCTCGTCGGTCCGCTCCGGATCGGCGTTCTTGTCCTGGTCAGCCATGGTGTTGTCCTTTCTATCGCGGTAACTATCTGCGTGAACGGGGCCGTGTGATCTAATCCCAGAAGATGTGTCGGTCATCACGGAACGCTCGTATACGAGCATACGCATGAATCTCGTCGAATGCCGCGATCTGTCGCCGCGAGGCCTCGATCAGCCCATCGAAGACCTCGGGGTCCAGATTCAGATCCTCCGCGTGCTCGCGGAGGGTCTGCCAACCGCCCAGCTTGCCCTGCACAGCGCCGCGCATCAGCTCGGTCTCCAGCAGCATCGTCATCGGCGAGCGGCTGAGCGCCCGGCCGTTGCCCTTGAGACGGCCGACCCGTTCGCCGGCCCAGGCGACCGCCTGCCGGTAGGGCATCTGCTTCATCCCCAGATCGTGGATCAGCTGCTTCAGGAACGCCTGTTCCGTCCTGACCTCGGCCGCCACGGTCGACAGCTCGGCGTAGACCGGGGTGTCGATGAAATCATTGGCCATCCGGGCGATGCGGTTCGCCCCGGCGGTCGCGCCGGTCAGGTGGTCCGAGAGGTAGAGGTTGAGCAGGTCCTTGGTGAACTCTTCCGGCAGGTCCTCGGGGCCGTCGTCCGGGGACCGCCTGCCGCCTGTGTCGGCGCCGCGGCCGGCGGGCTCACCGGTGCCGGGCACCGGGGCGTCCTGCGGGTCCCGGGGCCGCAGCACCTGCGTGGCCCGGCCACGGCCCTCGATCAGTCCCTCGAGTAGCTCGGACAGCGCCTCGGCGGCGGTGTGCCGGGGCTGCCAGTCGAGTTCCCGTTTCGCCCGGGAGTTGTCCATCATCGGCACCTGCATGCCCATGTCGAGCCAGCCCTCGTCGGCGGGGACCATTCCGGACTTGTGGGCGGCGACCAAACCGGCGCGCACCACGGCCGGGGGCAGTTCGATGACCCGGCCGTGGTCCACGACCTCGGCCAGTTCCTTCGGGCCGAGCAGGTCATCGGCGCAGATGTTGAAGGCGCCCGGCGCCTGCTTGACGACGGCCGCCGCGTACGCACGACCGACGTCGTCCGAGTGGACCGCCTGCACCACCAGCCCCTTGGGCACGGGCATGACCGGCAGTTTGCCCGCACGCAGCGCCTGGACGGGCAGCTGGGTGCCCAGGAAGTAGCGCTGGATCGCGGAGGCGGCATCGGCCTGGAACGTCAGTGCCGGACGGAGTCGGGTGACCGTGATCTCGGGGTGCTCGGCGACCAGCCGGTCGAGCACCCGTTCCTGGTCCGCCTTGTCGATGCTGTAGTGGGAGGGTGCGATGCCCCCGGCGGGCCAGTCCTCATCGCGCAGGGGAGGGGTGCCGCCGGTGCCGCGGGCTTCGTCGGGGGAGTAGACACCGACCGACGAGGCGGCGACGAGATGCGGCACACCGGCGGCGGCCACCGCGGCGGCGACGCGCTCGGTGCCGTCGACGTTGACCCGGCGCAGCAGCTCGCGGTCATCGTTGGGCTGGATGAGCCAGGCCAGGTGGATCACGGCGTCGACGCCGCGGAAGATCTCACCCAGTTCGGTGGCGACGTCCTCGGCGGTGCTGGCGGCGGCGATGTCGACTGTCCGCCAGCGGCAGCCGGAGTAGGGCTCGACGGTGGTGTCGGGCAGACGCCGGGCGACTCCGATGATCTCGGTGACTTCGGGGGTGTCCTTGAGCGCCCGGAGGACCGCGGTACCCGCGTTTCCGGTGGCGCCGATGACTACGACTCGCATGAGGGTCTCCTTCAGCGGTGGTGGGTCGGGGTGGATGATCGGGGATCGGACTGTCGGCCGGGGTGGGACCCGGGGTCGGGGATGGTCTCACCCCCGAAACTACCGTCAAGTAGCTCGGTGGCTTCGGTGCTCCGGTCGGTCACCGTGGTCGGGGCCTCCAGATGGACGGCCCCCGAGGGCAGCACCGCGCCGCCGCCGTGGCGTTCCAGCACCCGCCACTGGGCGAGCACGTCCTCGCCGGCGTGCTCCGGGGGCAGCTCAGACCAGAAGTCGAAGCCCCCGCACTCGATGAGCCGGGCGCGGTCGAAGAGCACGCAGCCGCCCACCCAGGCGACCTTGTAGACGAGGAAATCCTCCCCGCCGAAGTCCTGCCGGTCGGCGATGTGGCAGAGGTTGGCGGCATTGTGCAGCTGCCACCGCTCGTGCGCCGGGCCGGAGTCGGGGATGGGCTCCGGTTCGATCCGCCCCTCCCAGAGTTCGAAGGGGCGCCACTGCGCCGGGCGTTCATCGTCCAGGTAGGACAGGCCCTGCACGGCCGAGCCGATGAAACCACCCCCGTAGCGGGACAACGCCTCGCGCATCCGGGTCAGCGTGCCCGGCTCGAGCCAGACGTCACTGTCGAGGAAGAGCACGAGCGGGGCGTGGCTGCGCTCGAGCAGGAAGTGGCGCTGCTGGGCCAGGCCGCGGCGGGGCAGGTTGCGCTCGCAGCGCACGGGGCGTCCCTGGGCCCGCAGCACCCGGAGCATCGCGGCCACCGAGTGCGTCTCCCAGACCGGTTCATCGGACTGGTCGGCCAGGATGACGCCGAAGTCGACGTCGGTCTGTCCGGCGAGTCCGGCGAGGGTGACCGCCAGCTCCGGGGTGCGCCCGTAGCAGGGGATGAGCACCTCCAGCGGCACCTCAGTGTCGTGCCCCCCGTCCGGGGCGGCCCACCGGGCGGAACTACGCGCGGGCATCGCCACCTCCTTCCCCGTTGAGCGCCCCGTTGAGCGCCGTCCGGCGGCGCATCCGCTCGACCACCGCGGTCGTCGAGTGGTCGGAGACGTAGTCCATGATGCGGACCTGGCCCCCGTGTGCCTCCACGACGGCGGTCTCGGCGAGCATCTCCGGGGTGTAGTCCCCGCCCTTGACGTAGATGTCCGGCTCGAGTTCGGAGATCAGCGGGATCGGGGTGTCGGTGGAAAAGGAGGTCACGTAATCCACGCTGCTCAGCGAGGCCAATACCCCGGCTCGGTCGGACAGCGGGTTGACCGGGCGGTCCGGGCCCTTGAGCCGGCGCACCGAGTCATCGTCATTGACCGCGACGATGAGCACGTCGCCGAGCTGCTTGGCCTTGTTGAGATAGGCGGTGTGGCCGCGGTGGAGCACGTCGAAGCAGCCGTTGGTCAGGATGATCCGCTGCCCCGCCGCGCGGTGCTCGCGTACCCGGGCCAGCAGTTCGTCGGTGGGCACCAGCGCGTCGTGGACGTCGCTGAGGTGGCGTACCAGATCCCCGGTGGAACACAGCGAGGTGCCGAGCCGGTGGACCACGACGTCGGCCGCCGCCTGCGCCAGGTCCACCGCCGCGGGCACCGGCAGGTCCGCGGCCCGGGCCAGCGTCAACGCCGCCACGAAGGTGTCACCCGCGCCTGAGGCCTGTTTCTCGGTCGCCGGATTCGCCCAGGTACGGTGCACCAGGCCCGAGGCATCCACCAGGGCCGTGCCGTCCTTGTCGAGCGTGACGACCACCTGCCCGGCACCGGTGCGCTCCAGCAGATCGACGTGGTG contains the following coding sequences:
- a CDS encoding ABC transporter ATP-binding protein, producing MTGAVPGRIRAHAFSWRHASRKTFALSGVDLDVAPGERILLTGDSGAGKSTLLAAVAGLLGDEEDGEARGSIEATGTAGMVLQDPDSQVIASGIGDDVAFGCENLGLPREEIWRRVPAALAMVGLDLPLDHPTRQLSGGQKQRLALAGVLAMGADIILLDEPTANLDPAGRREVVEAVDQAVTETGATLIIAEHRAHHWVPVVDRLLHLTADGLADIGADELPTPPALPPAVGVPAGTPALLDARELLTEWGPPRTLTLPEGTSTVITGPNGSGKSTLALTLAGLLEPRGGVLGYSEHLCRGLSGPAHTWSSADLADRIGFVFQDPEHQFVARTVAAEMAVGGGDRDRIDHLLDRLRLRHLAGANPFTLSGGEKRRLSVATALVSAPQLLILDEPTFGQDDQTFAELVGLLRELTAAGTTVASITHDETFIAALGDQEVQIR
- a CDS encoding energy-coupling factor transporter transmembrane component T family protein, yielding MNLIAGVNPVTRILALILLTTPLLLSVDLVSATVALAFTLLVAPLCGVGWARLLRRGWPVLLAAPLAAIPMALYGRPEGQTHFELLFIHVTDNSLSLATAIFVRVLAIGLPVMVLTADIDPTDLGDGLAQVLRLPERFVIGAVAAVRLVSLFRDDLASMRRARRARGIADQGRIRYWLTLAFGLLVLALRRGSKLATAMEARGFGRAGRRTWARESRLHAIDWIVMAVALAASGSAIAIAVATGSFRFLGVA
- a CDS encoding AAA family ATPase, translated to MNRVTVLVDGPSGAGKTTFAKAVAARVGLTVVHLDDFYPGWSGLAAASRMVVEDVLDPVRPGFRRWDWEADAPGDWVALDPAESVVIEGVGAVTEASVTAARALGEVLTVRLDAPADERRARALARDPGYAPWWGMWAEQEAVHFAAHGHLPVDFALEW
- a CDS encoding NUDIX hydrolase; the encoded protein is MGTLRIAAVVLRDRTGRVLSVRKAGTEAFMLPGGKLEPGETGLQAAVREVAEELGRELDPERLGFLGCFTAPAANEPGFGVECDVFVWSEPLEALPTVREEIAEARWFPADSRDPVLAPLSRDVVFPALERGDDGDRRGPTGHITTV
- a CDS encoding CBS domain-containing protein, encoding MTTAREIMTPGAECIGENDTLEIAARKMRELDVGSLPICGEDNRLKGMLTDRDIVVKCLADGHDPKTATAGSLAEGKPVTIGADDSVDEALRTMKEHKLRRLPVIDDHDLVGMLAQADVARSLPEDRVGDLLEIISV
- a CDS encoding thiamine pyrophosphate-requiring protein, whose product is MSDSPQTTTSDLIVDRLRTWGVERVYGYAGDGNNPLLGALRRAGGSPEFISARHEEGAAFMAVGEAKYGERVGVVSSTQGPGAVHLLNGLYDAKLDHAPVVALVAQQHRSALGSGHQQELDLQHLFADVSSPFIQFVAAPEQLPMVLDRAFRSALANSQPSVVILPHDVQQAPAPDLGQSHGEVVTSPRWTTGEVIPRGEDLDAAAEVIAAGEKIGILAGRGVRHAQEELIALAERLGAGVTMSLLGKPYVDESHPLVAGTMGHLGTTASAHVLQECDTLLIIGSDDPWTEFYPVPGTARAIQLDVDPAMIGNRYPVEVGLVGHAAPGIRALLERLPERGDTPWRREVEEQIRIWHEISRLRSEVPARPLNPELVARGLSARVPEDAQLAVDVGSAVYHYVRQMSLPTSVPAHVSSTLASMGCAVPYAVAAKEVAPDRPMVVLAGDGAMEMLGINELITVAERWRGWGNPRFVLLVLHNRDLAEVSWEQRESEAEPRFDASQEVPRFDFAAYAEQLGLHGMRLHDAAALDRVLDEAFTVERPVVIEVLTDPDVPLLPPFPHGRQMLESMRQGLAAEGEAGKHGLQLLNHYAEIEEQRR
- a CDS encoding FAD-dependent oxidoreductase, whose translation is MSTSLWHDHAPDYPTSPFPTSAHVDVAVVGAGFTGLITALLLAEAGRSVAVLEARQVGAGASGATTAKTTLLQGTRLSTLTRTHNKELAADYLSASRLGQDWLREFCRDHGVDTHTTSAFTFAATEKGVQQVEAEHRAAHDLGLPTVLHDNLVTPFPVQAAVELPEQLQLNPADLLSALCRAVTDAGATITEQARVTEVLPREAPSRVEISTSAGDLTADRVVLATATPILDKRTTTMELVPQRSYLCAFDPAPNAALPDGMFISVESPSVSLRTHTLGEETKLLVGGYGHRTGQSRSTVERLTEIENWTTEHFPGTRRTHGWSAQDYHPVSMVPMVETLHWGEGLVHFAGGYSKWGMTSAPAAAHQVADLVLERPGRVTFGSPSTLGTAKTTAQMQSGATTSQVSNLVQAVTGAGDDRGDGPDDSTTDDSDANVGREGLRPVGEATVNGQACRVSLTCPHLGGTLAWNDAEESWDCPLHGSRFTADGTLLEGPAVGDLKRL
- a CDS encoding zinc-dependent alcohol dehydrogenase, which codes for MKALTWQGKRNVSVETVPDPVLREDNDAIIEVTSTAICGSDLHLYEVLGPFMDEGDIIGHEPMGRVVEAGSASNLSVGDRVVIPFPIACGSCWMCRRGLYTQCETTQVREHGSGASLFGYSRLYGSVPGGQAEYLRVPHANFNPIKVGDELPDHRYLFLSDVLPTAWQAVKYADVGEGDTLAVFGLGPIGQMSARIGRHLGARVFGIDPVPERRAMAARHGVEVFDFGEDTNDAIRDATEGRGPDGVVDAVGMEAHGSPVGKVAHQAVGMLPDAVGRKMMKTAGLDRLGALHSSIDLVRRGGTLSLSGVYGGTASPMPMLTLFDKQIQLRMGQCNVKAWIDDILPLVEDPADPLGVDDLVTHRVPLSEGPEAYEKFQKKEDGCIKVVLDPQAKPGTPGGESEN